CAAACTAGTTCCGCTGTATGGTCGGGTTATTTCTCCGGGTTTCTCAAGCTCCACACTATCATACTGACTTCCTCTCCATGCTACGACCTTCTTACCCTTAGAAGTATCAGGCAAGGTTGCTGTATAAGTCTTCGTTTCATAATCCCATTTTGTATCTAAATAAGTATATTGGTCTTTTCCTTCTTCAAGGCGGTAATAACTACTCTTTCCACCGTGATAAATATCATCCATGACTTTCGTCGCCCAAGTCTTGACTTCCTCTCCACTCTTGGCTTCCACCTTGATATCTCCACGGTAGCCATAAGGCACGTAGAAATGTAAGAAACGTCCCTCTTCACCGATCATGGATTTTTCCTTTTCCTGCCCTAGGAAATTTATCGTTTGATCCTGACCGTTTAGACTGACCGTCCATTCGATTTTTTCAGTTTTCGGCAAATCCAAAACCTGAATATCTACTTCATGCCCATTATTAAAGCGAGCCACCTTGCCATTTTCATAGACAATACCACCTTTAATCGGCCAGAGCTCTTTTAGTTCAAAGGCTTGACCAGTTTGGGGGAGAGCTAGTAGAGCTAGACCTGCAAGTGCTAAACCTAACAAGTTCCATTGTTTCAATTTGTTCTTCATGGCACTTTCCTCCTTTGTTTACATACCATAAAGCGGGTACTATAAAACTCAGTAAATATCCTGAACCACCGTGCGGTTTTCTTCAAGAGAAATGACTTTCTTTTCAAACTGCAAATCAGGCATACAAGCAGCCAAATCCTTTTCAATTTCTTCTAACGCTTCTAAACGCATCTCGACAGAAGTGTTTTCATTTCCTTGAATGATGAAAATAGCATTTTTTGTATCTTCATCAAATTTGTAATGTTCACTATCGCGGACATCCAGCCAAGCTAAAACTCCATTTTCATCCCGATAGACATAGTCCGTCTGCGCAACGTGCTTCTCCGTTGACAAGATAGGTAGGAAAATGTCCTCCCTTTGGCTAACAGAAAACTCTATCTGCCCTCCAATCTTATCCAAATCATGCCCACCAATCGCCAGCAAAGAAGAAAGCGCCTCTACATTGTAGATATCGATGATACTATTGATGTGAGGGAGAGAGCCACGATGCTGGATATTGCGAATGAGGGCGACCACTGTCGGTGGATTTTTCTTGACGCTACGCCCGACTCGCTGGAGCAACTGCCTATAACCTTGGACAACAGGAGACTCTTGAACTTCTTTTACATCACACTCTAGCGCCCATTTCTCCCTCTCCTCTTTCTTTTTCAGAAAAGCAAGAGGCAAATCAGCATGAGGATCGACGTTTTTAGCAATACCAATCACGACATTCTTGATCCCCAAGTCATACAAACTTTTACCTAAACAAAACTCCATAGGCAGGCACCTCCTTTGAAAAATGTACACCATCCCACCTTTATTTTACACCTTCTAGCCCCTGATTTCAAGGAAATCATCAACTCTCTCCCGACAAATAAAAAGAGAAGATCAAACTGATCTCCTCTGTGAGGCTTCTTATACTTCGTCGCTTGTTTCAGCGTCATCGTCAGAAAACTCGTCGTCTTCTTCGTTGAGATCCACGTCTTCACCTAAGTCATCAGGGGCGATTTCGTTGATTTCTGCATCGTAAGCTTCCACTTCATTCTTCTCATCATCTGGATTTTCATCATCGTATGAAAGAGCTGGGTCTGCTTCATATGCATCTTCGTCTTCTGGATCATCTGCATTGTAGTCAATAGCATCTGAATCGCCATCCATGAAGGCATTGACGCGTTTTTTCTTAGCTTTTGGTGCCACTTCGTCGTCGTCACTTTCTTCAAGAGCGATGATTTCTTCGTCGATTTCGTCCACACCATACCATGAACGAAGACCCCATTTGTTGTCCCCAAGTGAGATGAAGCTACCGTCAAAGTTCAACTCTGTGTAGAACAAAGGCAAGGCTTCGCGGATATCGCTGTTTGATGTTCCAAGGTAGTTTTGAATTTCGTTTACAAGATCGCTAAAATGCATCTCATGATCGCGACCACGAAGTTCCAAGATAGCACGCGCTACCTCAATCATAGATAGTTCACTTTTTTCTTGCCCAGCAAATACTTCTAATTCCAAAGCGTTTCTCCTCATTTTTACTACTATCGCCAGAGCAGATAGACTCTGACCTCATTTTATCATGTACTCTTTATTGTACGATAATTTTGCGAAATAGTCAAAGGTTAAATGGGGGAAAGTGACAGGACTTTTTATTTCTTTGCTACCCAGCCGATGGTGTTGATGTAGGGGTGTACGGGCATGAATTGACTGAGTTTTTTTTTTATGTGATAAGATGATTTCTAAAATATTGATTTTTCCAGTATAAGATGAATAAATCATTTACTTATAAATTTTCATTCAAAAAGGTAAACTATAATCAAATATTATACTTTTTAACCTAAATGTAGCTGATTGATACTTTCTTTTTCTAGAGAAGAAAATTTATCTGTTTGTTATACAAATTAAAAAGAGCTATTTAGCATCGCTACCTATATCTATATATTTTCTTATGAGCTAACTTACTCTG
Above is a window of Streptococcus oralis subsp. dentisani DNA encoding:
- the rpoE gene encoding DNA-directed RNA polymerase subunit delta, with the translated sequence MELEVFAGQEKSELSMIEVARAILELRGRDHEMHFSDLVNEIQNYLGTSNSDIREALPLFYTELNFDGSFISLGDNKWGLRSWYGVDEIDEEIIALEESDDDEVAPKAKKKRVNAFMDGDSDAIDYNADDPEDEDAYEADPALSYDDENPDDEKNEVEAYDAEINEIAPDDLGEDVDLNEEDDEFSDDDAETSDEV
- a CDS encoding B3/B4 domain-containing protein, encoding MEFCLGKSLYDLGIKNVVIGIAKNVDPHADLPLAFLKKKEEREKWALECDVKEVQESPVVQGYRQLLQRVGRSVKKNPPTVVALIRNIQHRGSLPHINSIIDIYNVEALSSLLAIGGHDLDKIGGQIEFSVSQREDIFLPILSTEKHVAQTDYVYRDENGVLAWLDVRDSEHYKFDEDTKNAIFIIQGNENTSVEMRLEALEEIEKDLAACMPDLQFEKKVISLEENRTVVQDIY